A single genomic interval of Dromiciops gliroides isolate mDroGli1 chromosome 1, mDroGli1.pri, whole genome shotgun sequence harbors:
- the LOC122737140 gene encoding LOW QUALITY PROTEIN: WD repeat-containing protein 70-like (The sequence of the model RefSeq protein was modified relative to this genomic sequence to represent the inferred CDS: inserted 3 bases in 2 codons; deleted 1 base in 1 codon; substituted 1 base at 1 genomic stop codon): MENSRGGDGTDAPATYAELASTMGFTAFGKTARTFDLEXMFEQTRSTAVEKSRKVLEAREKEEEMQKERELRKQHEDHESVPSGSRLTKHPFPSASGDSETSGSEDSSDEELIGPPWPSPTTQKQFEDTEELIGPPLPPRSQDSCGDDEQGEEEETDDDDDEDREDXINPVKKIPDSHEITLPHGRKTVSALGLDPSGACLVTGGFDYDVKFWDFAGMDASLQAFRSLQPCDCHQIKSLXSTGEVILVVSGNSQAKVLDRDGFLVLECVKGDQYLVDMANTKDHTAMLNAGCWHPKIKEEFLTCSNDGTLRTWDVDNEKKHKSVFKPRTVQGKRAIATTCTYSRDGKLIAAGCQDGSLQMWDRNMSVHTKVHCRQAHDPVTDISCVTFSYDGTVLASWGGDNTVKLWDIRQFKKPLFSASDLPTFFSMTDCCFSPDDKLLVTGTSVKKGGGHGRLVFFECQTFQKVHEISVTDASVVRCLWHPKLNQIMVGTGNGLAKVYYDPNKSQRGAKSCIVKNRQKARQAETLTQDYIITPHALPMFCEPRQQSTRKQLEKDRLDPLKSHKPEPPVSGPGRGGRVGTHRGTLSSYIVKNIALDKNDDSNPREAILRHAKEAEDNPYWVAPAYSKTQPKTLFAEVESEDEETKRKPEWKKHKI, encoded by the exons ATGGAAAACTCTCGAGGCGGTGATGGCACAGACGCGCCAGCAACCTATGCGGAGCTGGCTTCCACCATGGGCTTCACCGCCTTTGGAAAGACAGCCAGGACGTTTGACTTGG GCATGTTTGAGCAAACCCGAAGCACAGCTgtggaaaaaagtagaaaagttttggaagccagagagaaagaggaagaaatgcagaaggagagagaattaaGAAAGCAACACGAAGATCATGAATCAGTGCCTTCTGGCTCACGTTTGACCAAACATCCTTTTCCGTCAGCTTCCGGTGACTCAGAGACCAGTGGAAGTGAAGATAGCTCTGATGAAGAGCTAATTGGGCCTCCTTGGCCATCCCCAACCACTCAAAAACAATTTGAAGATACAGAAGAACTCATAggtcccccactcccacccagaTCCCAGGACAGTTGTGGTGATGATGaacaaggagaagaggaggagacagaCGATGACGACGATGAGGACAGAGAAGATTAAattaatcctgtc aaaaaaattCCTGACTCCCATGAAATCACTCTTCCGCATGGCAGGAAAACAGTTTCTGCCTTGGGTCTGGACCCTTCAGGTGCCTGTTTGGTAACAGGAGGATTTGATTATGATGTTAAATTTTGGGATTTTGCAGGGATGGATGCTTCCCTTCAAGCTTTCCGATCTCTTCAACCCTGTGACTGTCACCAAATTAAGTCGCT GAGTACGGGAGAGGTGATTCTTGTGGTATCTGGAAACTCTCAGGCCAAAGTGCTGGACAGAGATGGCTTCCTGGTGCTGGAATGTGTGAAAGGAGACCAGTACCTTGTGGACATGGCCAACACGAAGGATCACACGGCAATGCTTAATGCTGGCTGCTGGCATCCCAAAATTAAGGAAGAATTTTTGACTTGTTCAAACGATGGGACCCTGCGAACCTGGGATGTGGACAATGAGAAGAAGCACAAAAGTGTGTTTAAACCAAGAACTGTTCAAGGGAAAAGGGCAATTGCAACCACTTGTACATACAGTAGAGATGGAAAGCTTATTGCAGCTGGCTGCCAGGATGGAAGCCTCCAGATGTGGGACAGAAATATGAGCGTTCATACAAAAGTCCACTGCAGGCAGGCCCATGATCCTGTCACagatatttcctgtgtgaccttttCCTATGATGGCACTGTCCTTGCCTCTTGGGGAGGGGACAATACTGTAAAACTGTGGGACATCCGGCAGTTTAAAAAACCACTTTTTTCTGCTTCGGATCTCCCTACCTTCTTCTCAATGACAGATTGCTGCTTCAGTCCAGATGATAAGCTTCTGGTCACTGGAACATCTGTCAAGAAGGGAGGTGGCCATGGCAGGCTTGTTTTCTTTGAGTGCCAGACCTTCCAAAAAGTGCATGAAATCAGTGTCACCGATGCCAGTGTGGTACGATGCCTGTGGCATCCCAAGTTAAACCAGATCATGGTTGGGACCGGAAATGGATTGGCTAAAGTGTATTATGATCCCAACAAGAGTCAGAGGGGAGCAAAATCATGCATCGTTAAAAACAGACAGAAAGCTAGACAAGCTGAGACTTTAACCCAGGACTACATAATAACTCCTCATGCACTGCCTATGTTCTGTGAGCCACGCCAACAAAGTACAAGGAAACAGCTGGAAAAGGACAGATTAGATCCTCTGAAGTCTCACAAGCCTGAACCCCCTGTGTCAGGCCCAGGTCGTGGTGGCAGAGTTGGAACCCACAGAGGAACCTTGTCATCATACATCGTCAAAAACATTGCTCTGGATAAGAATGACGACAGCAACCCCAGGGAAGCCATTTTACGGCATGCAAAGGAAGCTGAGGATAACCCATACTGGGTTGCTCCAGCATATTCCAAGACTCAGCCTAAGACTCTCTTTGCAGAGGTAGAATctgaagatgaagaaacaaagaggaaacCAGAGTGGAAGAAACATAAAATCTGA